Proteins from one Pseudomonas grandcourensis genomic window:
- the mraY gene encoding phospho-N-acetylmuramoyl-pentapeptide-transferase yields MLLLLAEYLQQFYKGFAVFQYLTLRGILGVLTALVLSLCYGPWMIRTLQNRQIGQSVRNDGPQSHLSKSGTPTMGGALILSSIGVSTLLWADLSNRYVWVVLLVTLLFGAIGWVDDYRKVIEKNSRGLPSRWKYFWQSVFGLGAAIFLYMTAATPVETTLILPMLKDYSIPLGAGFIVLTYFVIVGSSNAVNLTDGLDGLAIMPTVMVGGGLGIFCYLSGNVKFAEYLLIPYVPGAGELIVFCGALIGAGLGFLWFNTYPAQVFMGDVGALALGAALGTIAVIVRQEIVLFIMGGVFVMETLSVVIQVASFKLTGRRVFRMAPIHHHFELKGWPEPRVIVRFWIITVILVLIGLATLKLR; encoded by the coding sequence ATGCTGCTGCTGCTAGCGGAGTATCTGCAACAGTTCTACAAAGGCTTCGCGGTCTTCCAGTACCTGACCCTGCGCGGGATTCTCGGTGTACTGACCGCGTTGGTCTTGTCGCTGTGCTATGGCCCATGGATGATCCGCACGTTGCAGAACCGTCAGATCGGTCAATCCGTTCGCAACGACGGCCCGCAGTCGCACCTGTCCAAGTCGGGTACGCCGACCATGGGCGGCGCGCTGATTCTGTCGTCCATCGGTGTCAGCACCCTGCTGTGGGCTGATCTGAGCAACCGTTACGTCTGGGTCGTGTTGCTGGTGACCCTGCTGTTCGGCGCCATCGGCTGGGTCGACGACTACCGCAAGGTCATCGAGAAAAACTCCCGTGGCTTGCCGAGCCGCTGGAAGTATTTCTGGCAGTCGGTATTCGGCTTGGGCGCGGCGATCTTCCTTTATATGACTGCCGCCACGCCGGTGGAAACCACCCTGATCCTGCCGATGCTCAAGGACTACAGCATTCCGCTGGGCGCAGGCTTTATCGTCCTGACCTATTTCGTGATCGTCGGTTCGAGCAACGCGGTCAACCTGACCGACGGCCTCGACGGCCTGGCGATCATGCCGACCGTGATGGTCGGTGGTGGCCTGGGCATTTTCTGCTACCTGTCGGGTAACGTGAAATTCGCCGAATACCTGCTGATTCCTTACGTACCGGGCGCCGGTGAATTGATCGTGTTCTGTGGCGCACTGATCGGAGCAGGCCTGGGCTTCCTCTGGTTCAACACCTATCCGGCACAAGTCTTCATGGGTGACGTCGGCGCACTGGCGTTGGGCGCGGCCCTGGGCACCATCGCAGTGATCGTCCGTCAGGAAATCGTCCTGTTCATCATGGGCGGCGTGTTCGTGATGGAAACCCTGTCAGTCGTCATTCAGGTTGCCTCTTTTAAACTGACCGGTCGCCGTGTATTCCGCATGGCGCCCATTCACCACCACTTTGAACTCAAGGGCTGGCCCGAGCCGCGCGTGATCGTCCGTTTCTGGATCATCACCGTGATTCTCGTGCTGATCGGCCTTGCCACCCTGAAGCTGAGGTAG